The following proteins are encoded in a genomic region of Aliiroseovarius sp. F47248L:
- a CDS encoding quinone-dependent dihydroorotate dehydrogenase produces the protein MNLIEKIGLKLLHQVDPERSHSLALMAMKAGVVPMPGIVTSDRLKTTFCGMEMTNPVGLAAGYDKNATVVDALTQAGFGFIEVGAVTPRPQPGNPKPRLFRLTEDQAVINRFGFNNEGMEAAAARLTRRSRRRPVPVGLNLGANKDSKDRAADYVHVFKTCAPYVDFATVNVSSPNTEKLRDLQGADALRGLLSDVLAAREGQDKYTPVFLKIAPDLTDAELTEVAGVAQEVDVDAIIATNTTLSRDGLKSPFKREAGGLSGHPLFERSTRVLARLSELTDSTMPLIGVGGIASAEDAYQKIRAGASIVQLYSSLAYKGLSLVEDIALGLDVLLERDGFAHVADAVGTGRRDWL, from the coding sequence ATGAATTTGATCGAGAAAATCGGACTGAAGCTCTTGCATCAGGTTGACCCTGAACGCTCGCATTCGCTGGCATTGATGGCGATGAAGGCTGGTGTCGTTCCGATGCCGGGCATCGTGACCTCGGACAGGTTGAAAACCACGTTCTGCGGGATGGAGATGACCAACCCTGTGGGGCTTGCTGCTGGCTATGACAAGAACGCGACCGTTGTCGACGCCCTCACGCAAGCGGGCTTTGGCTTTATCGAGGTGGGTGCCGTCACCCCCCGCCCGCAACCGGGTAACCCCAAACCGCGTCTGTTTCGCCTGACCGAAGATCAGGCCGTGATCAACCGTTTCGGGTTCAACAATGAAGGGATGGAGGCCGCAGCAGCACGTCTGACCCGCCGGTCACGCCGCCGCCCTGTGCCGGTGGGCTTGAACCTTGGGGCTAACAAGGACAGTAAAGATCGCGCAGCCGACTATGTCCATGTGTTCAAAACATGCGCCCCCTATGTCGATTTCGCCACCGTCAATGTCAGCTCACCCAACACTGAAAAGCTGCGCGATCTGCAAGGAGCAGACGCATTGCGGGGGCTGTTGTCCGACGTGCTGGCCGCACGCGAGGGTCAGGATAAATACACGCCAGTTTTTCTGAAGATCGCACCTGACCTGACCGATGCCGAACTGACAGAGGTTGCAGGCGTGGCGCAAGAAGTGGATGTTGATGCCATAATTGCCACTAACACCACCCTGTCCCGCGATGGTCTTAAAAGCCCTTTCAAGCGAGAGGCGGGAGGGCTGTCTGGCCACCCATTGTTTGAGAGATCCACCCGCGTTCTGGCCCGATTGTCTGAATTGACCGATAGCACCATGCCCCTGATCGGGGTTGGTGGCATTGCCTCGGCGGAAGATGCGTATCAGAAAATCCGCGCGGGGGCTTCGATCGTGCAGCTTTATTCGTCGCTGGCCTACAAGGGTCTAAGCCTTGTGGAAGATATTGCGTTGGGACTGGATGTACTGTTGGAACGAGACGGGTTCGCTCATGTCGCGGACGCCGTCGGAACCGGACGAAGGGACTGGCTATGA
- a CDS encoding DUF952 domain-containing protein, giving the protein MQIYKLFRAAEWQAFEATGKTLGAPVDLTDGYIHFSTADQVAETAAKHFAGEDGLVLVAFDSDAMGSALKWEPSRGGALFPHLYRELMLSEVMWHRALPLSPDGHKFPECLA; this is encoded by the coding sequence ATGCAAATCTACAAACTTTTCCGCGCCGCAGAATGGCAGGCGTTCGAGGCGACAGGCAAAACGCTGGGTGCGCCTGTCGATCTGACGGATGGCTACATTCACTTTTCAACCGCCGATCAGGTGGCCGAAACTGCGGCCAAGCATTTCGCGGGCGAAGACGGTTTGGTACTGGTAGCGTTTGATTCTGATGCCATGGGCAGTGCCTTGAAGTGGGAACCATCACGTGGCGGCGCATTGTTTCCCCATCTTTACCGGGAGCTAATGCTGTCCGAAGTTATGTGGCATCGCGCATTACCGTTAAGCCCCGACGGGCACAAATTTCCCGAGTGTCTTGCATGA